Genomic DNA from Haloarcula marina:
GTCATCGCCCACGACCTGGCGCGCAACCTCTTGGAGGAGGACCTCGTCCGCGCCGTCAAGCGGACGATGGAGCGCATCCACGGGTCGTACTCGCTGACCATCATGCACGACGAGACGGTGCTGGGCGTGCGGGACCCGCAGGGGAACCGCCCGCTGTGTATCGGCGAACTGGACGACGGCTACGTCCTCACGTCCGAATCCGCCGCCATCGACACGCTCGACGGCGAACTCATCCGCGACGTGAAACCGGGCGAACTCGTCGTCCTCCACCCCGACGGGACGGGATACGACACCTACCAACTCATCGAACAGGAGAACACGGCCCACTGCTTCTTCGAACACGTCTACTTCGCGCGCCCCGACTCCACCATCGACGAGAGTCTGGTGTACGAAGTCCGGCGCGAACTGGGCCGGAAACTCTGGGAGGAGTCCGGCGTCGAGTCCGACGTAGTCCTGCCCGTGCCCGACTCCGGGCGCGCGTTCGCCTCCGGATACGCCGAGGCCGCACAGGACGACGGCTCAGACATCGAGTTCGCCGAGGGTCTGATGAAGAACCGGTACGTCGGCCGGACGTTCATCATGCCGACCCAGGACGAACGCGAACGCGCCGTCCGCCTGAAACTCAACCCCATCAAGTCGACCATCGAGGGGAAGAAAGTCACCATCATCGACGACTCCATCGTCCGCGGGACCACGTCGACGCAACTCATCCAGTTGCTCAAGGACGCTGGCGCGGAGGAAGTCAACGTCCGCATCGGCGCCCCGCCCATCGTCGCCCCGTGTTACATGGGCATCGACATGGCCTCGCGCGAGGAACTCATCGCGGGCGACCAGTCCGTCGAGGGGATTTGCGAGGAGATAGAGGCGGACTCCCTGTCGTACCTCTCCATCGACGCCATCGCCGAGACGCTGGAGACGAGCAAGGCCGACCTCTGTCTGGGCTGTGTCACCGGGAAGTATCCGTACGACATCGAGGGCGAGGAGACTGACCGGGACGTGGCCCGCCCGCAAATCGGTAGCGAACCGACCATCGCCGACGACTAGCGCGCCGAGCGCGGCCCTCGATTATTTCGAACGGGGAGCGAACGCGAGTCGTGACCAGCGTTAGGCGTGGCCGAATCTCGACCCCTCTGGAATGGAACCGGGGCCTTACCACACCAGATACAGCATCGCGTAGACGACGATACCCAGCGAGAAGGAGACGAGCCACATCGTCGCGGCGAGTTTCCCGGCGCGGGGGTGGTTCGTCTGTGCCAACTCGGCGACGGGGTACGTCGCCGCGAGCAAGAGGACGTAGTACACCGCCGGGATGGCGACGACAGCCAGCAGGATGTGGACGGCCAACAGCGGCAGGTACACGTAGGACTCGACGACGGCCGGTCCCGCGAAGTCGGTCGGCCCAACGAGCGTGACCCGGTAGAGATAGAGGACGAGGAACGTCGCGAATAACGCGAACGTCGCGAGCATCAGTCGGCGGTGGCGAGCGACGTTCCCGTCGCGAATCGCGCGGACGCCGAGGACGATAGTCCCGATGGCCGTGGCGCTGATGAACGCGTTGGCGTGGGGTATCGCCGCGAGGACGGCGTCCGGGGCCGACGGGATGGCTGCGCTGGGGATAGCGCCGAGGACGGCACCGAAGACGAGCGCCAGTGAGACGACGGTCAGCACGCCGGTCAGCGCGGGGACTCGGTCGCGAACGTCGAACATACCGAATCTTGGGGGCTGGCGATAATGTGGGTTGTGACATCCGGTCGTCGTCGGTGACCGACATCGCAGAGGGCTAGGGAGAGGCTACGTGACGCATACTCCGTCTAACAATGCGTTTTGTTCGCAGAGGTTTCCGTGTCATGTCGCTACTGCAACGCGCCTACTACCAGTACGTCGGGACGGCGATGTCTATTCTCTCGCGCTACCCCGTCGGCACCAACGTCTACGAACGGGAGTGGGACGCGCTCGTAATCCTCGATACGTGCCGCGTGGACGCGCTCCGAGAAGTGGCGCCGGAGTACGACTTCATCGGCGACGTCGACAGCATCTGGTCGGTCGGGTCCGCGTCGGCCGAGTGGATTGCGCAGACGTTCACCGAGCGCCACCGGGACGAAGTGGCGCAGACGGCGCTGGTCTCCGCGAACGCGTTCACCGAGCGAGTGATGAAGAACCGGGAGTTCCCCGAGAACGGCCGCGGCATCTCGAACACGAACTGGCAGACGCTGTACCACGAGGACTTCCTGTACGTCGACCAACCGTGGAAGTACGCCGACCCGCCGCCGGTCGGACTGACGCTCCCGCGTCCGGTCACCGAACGAGCTATCAGTGTCGGCCGGGAGTTCGACCCCGGGCGCCTCGTCGTCCACTACGAACAGCCACACCACCCCTTCACGGCGCGAGCGATTCGAGAGGGCCGCGAGGAACTCGAACCGTGGGAGGGCAAGCCCTTCGACTACCTGAAAGACGGCGGCGACTACGAGAAGGTATGGGAGGCGTATCTGGACAACCTCCGGTGGGTGTTAGACGAGGTGGAACTGCTCTTGGAGAACCTCGACGCGGAGAAAGTCGTCCTCTCCGCCGACCACGGCAACGCCTACGGCGAGTGGGGGATGTACATGCACCGGTACGCCGTCCCCGTGCCCGAGGTCAGGCGCGTCCCGTGGGCCGAGACGACGGCGACTGACGAGGGGACGTTCGAACCGACGCTCGAACCGCCCGAGCGCGACCGCGAGGTAGACACGGACGAACACCTCCGGCAACTCGGCTACCTCGAATAGGCGACCCAATCGGGCGAGGCTGTCGGGGAGGCCGGTCAGGCGGGCGGTGCGACACGTGCCGCCGTCGTGGCGTTGTCTCGCTGGTCGGCCACCCAGTCATCGTAGGCGGACTGGTTCAGGACGACGACACTGCCGTGCATCCGACTGTGACCCGACCCGCACAACTCTGCGCAGTAGAGGCGGTAGGTCCCGTTCTGCGTCGCGTTCGTTCGCGCGACGGCGGTCTGTGCGGGGAAGATGTCCTGTTTGATACCGAGTTGCGGGACGTAAAAGGAGTGAATCACGTCCGTCGACCGGAGTGAAAACCGCACGTCGGTGTCCCGCGGGATGACCAGTCGCGTTTGGGTAGTCACGTTCGCGTCGGGGTAGTGGAACTCCCAGCCCCACTGGTAGGCCAATACCTCGATTTCCATGTCGTCGTCGAGTTCGCCGCCGGGTTCCGTCGGCCCGGCCGCGGCCGGTGAGATGTAGGGGTTCGAGAGGACGAAGAAGGCCGAAACGCCGACGAAGACCAGAATCGCGCCCGTCGCCGCCGTCCACGTAATCTCCAGCGCGGGGTCGTCGATGGTGGGACGCGGTCGGTCGTTGTTCCGGAAGCGATAGATGGCGTAGACGAGCGTCAGTTCGACGAACAACGTCAACGGTAACGCGACGTACAGCAACTGCTCGTTTAGGTCGTCGATGGCCGCCCGGTTGACCGACTGGGCGGCGGCGGGCGTCGCGAACAGGCAGACTCCGGCGGCGAAGAGACAGAGCCACGCGAACCGGCGACTGTGACGCATTGTCACTCGGTTCTGCTGGCTGGCACATATAATTTGGCCAACGGAAGGACTGCGGGCCGATGCGTGTCGATTCTCGCGTAGTTTTATTTGAATGGCACTACCAGTGATTGGCAATGACTACCGCCACCGTGTCGTCGCCGAGTGTCGTGGCCTCAACCCCCGAGAAACGATGAATCGGGCCGTCGTCGAAGGGTCCGCACTGGCCCTGCTTGCGACTGCGATTCTCGCCCTCTGGTTCTACAGCCGTCATACCGTTCGCCCGGAGAGCGACGGCGGCTACACCACCCGCGAGGAGATACGGTTCGAAATCGGGCGCCTCCAATCGGAGGTCTATCGCTGGCTGACGACCACGAACCACCGCGACATCGGTATCCTCTACATCGTCTTCGGAACCGTCGCGGGCCTGTGGGGCGGCGTCGACGCGATGATGCTCCGCACGGAACTGCTCACCCCGCCCGCGGACATCTGGACGCCGGAGACGTACAACGCCCTCTTTACGACCCACGGGCTGACGATGCTCATCTTCTTCGTCCTCCCCGTGTTCTTCGGTATCGGCAACTACGTCCTCCCCCTGCTCATCGGGGCCGACGACATGGCGTTTCCGCGGGTGAACGCCATCGGTTTCTGGTTGCTCCCACCGGCGCTGCTGCTCGTTCGGATGGGCCTGTTGGTGCAGGTCGGCGGGCAGGTGCTGAGCCTCGTCTTCCCCGAAGACGCCATCCGCTTTTTTCTCACCGTCCGCGAGGTCAGCGTCGGATGGACACTCTACGCCCCGCTGTCAGTCCAGCAACCGAACCCGCAGATAGACATGCTCCTGTTGGGCCTCCATCTCTCGGGTATCGCGACGACGGTAGGCGCCATCAATTTCATCGCCACCGTCGCCTACGAGCGCGCGGAGGACGTGACGTGGGCCAATCTGGACATCTTCTCGTGGAACATGCTCGTGACCAGCGGCCTCGCGCTGTTCGCGTTCCCCCTCCTGGGAAGCGCCCTCGTGATGCTCCTCTTGGACAGGAACCTCGGGACGACGTTCTTCGCGACGGGCGGGGGCGGCCCCATCCTCTGGCAACACCTGTTCTGGTTCTGGGGCCATCCCGAGGTGTACATCCTCTTCCTCCCGGCTTCGGGATTGATGAGCACGCTCCTCCCGAAGTTCGTCGGGCGGAAACTGTTCGGGTATAAGTTCGTCGTCTACTCGACGCTCGGACTGGGCGTCCTCTCGTTCGGCGTCTGGGCGCACCACATGTTCGTCTCGGGCGTCGACCCGCGGCTGAAGGCGTCGTTCATGGCTATCTCCATCGCTATCGCCGTTCCGAGCGCCATCAAAGTGTTCAACTGGATAACGACGATGTGGGACGGGGACATCGACATGTCCGCGCCCTTCATCCTCTGTACGGGCGGCATCTCGACGTTCATCGTCGGCGGCGTCACGGGCGTCTTCCTCGCCGTCGTCCCCATCGACGTGCTGTACCACGGCACGTACTACGTCGTCGGCCACTTCCACCTCATCGTCGTCGGCATCATCCCGTTCCTGATGATCGCCGCGAGCTACTACTGGTACCCGCTCATCACCGGCCGCTGGTACGACACGCGGCTGGCGAAGTTTCAGGCGGTGCTCATCGTCTTCGGGTCGTTCGTGACGTTCATGACCCTGCTGGTCGTCGGTGGTCTCGGCCTCCCGCGCCGTCAGGCCATCTACCCCGTCGAGTACCAACTCGCCCAGCAAATCGCCACCGTCGGCGCGTACATCATCGGTCTGAGCGCGCTGCTGTGGCTCTACAATATGCTCGTCTCGTACTGGCGCGGCGACGTGGTCCAGACGACGGACCCCTGGGGACTGAAGGCCACCCAGCAGTTCACCCGAGAATGGCAGTGGTTCGAGGAGCGGATGGTGGACAAGTACGACCTCGAACCGGCAGAACCCGACAGCACGCGACGCCCCTACGCGCCCGAACTGGAACCGCTGGGACTGCTCGGTGGCGTCGGCAGCGTCGTCGAAAACGTCTACCGTAACGCCTCGATGGCGGCCATCGGCGGGTTCGTCGGCACGGTGCTGATGACCGGCGGCATCGGGACGGCCGTGGTCGTCGGCGTCCTCGACCCCGCCTCGTTCGGCGAAATCGCCGAGTTGGTCGGCCTGCCCGCTGACCCCCTCATCGGGGCCGGTCTGTTCCTCGTCGGCGGGACGGTGACGTGGCCGCTCCTGTTCCTCGCGTTCCAGGAGTACCTGCCCGGCCGACTCCTCTTCGAGACGGGCCTCGTCTTCTCGACGCTCATCTTCTCGGGGTTCGCCATCGCCTTCTACACCGGTCAGTCCGGACTCGCACTGGTGGGGTATCTCGGATTCAGCCTCGTCGCCCACTGGGCGTATGGCCTCGGTCTGACGGTGACCTTCCAGTATCTCCGCTCGCGTCGGCGGGCACGCGGGGGACAGTAAGATGGCAGAGGAGTCCATCCTGTTCACGTACGTCGCGCCGTTCCTCGGCGTCCTCCTCGTGGCGATGGGCATCGGCGGGGCCGTCCCCGGTGGCTACGCGCTCATCCAACAGGAGATAAGCAACTGCGGCGACCCGACTATCGCCGTCGAAGGCCCCGCGGAGACGGAGCGACGCTTCGGCGAGGTGACGCCCCAGATTCGCCGCTTCCAGTTCGACGCCCTCTCAGAGGCCGAACAAACGGCGTTCACCGAGGCCCTCGACGACCCTATCGGCGAAGCCCACGTCGACGGCGACTTCCCGAACGGTGATGCCTTCCGCAACGGTTCTATCGTCGTCTACGAGGACCAGCGACACTACGTGACCGTCGTCTCGGAGAACCCGTGTTTCGACGCCGCGGCGCTCCAGTTCCCGTTGGGCGTGTTCGCCATCGCGCTGGGCCTCGTCGGCATCCTCACGCCGCCCTTGTACCGGAAACTGGTCGAGTTGGAGCGGAGCGCGGGCTGACGGCTGAAGCGTTCTCAGACGGCGGACCCGACGTACAGGACGACCACGAGGAGTATCCAGACGGCGTCGACGAAGTGCCAGTACAGCGAGGTGGTCCGAATCGCCGTGTCGCGCTCGGGCGAGTAGTGTCCCCGAAGCGCCCGGCCGAACGCGATAGCGATGAGGACGACCCCCAGTGAGACGTGGAGGCCGTGCAGACCCGTCAGGCCGAAGAAGGCGCTCCCGAGGACGCCGCTCGAAAGCGTAAATCCGGACTCGACGAGGAGTTCGTAGTACTCGTAGGCCTGTCCGCCGAGGAAGACGACACCGAGCAGTAGCGTCGCGCCGAGGAGTCCCAGGAACTTCCGCCGGTCGCCATCTTCGAGCGCTTCGTGGCCGTAGTGGATGGTGACGCTACTGGCGAGCAACAGCGCCGTGTTGACGACGACGAGCGACCCGAGGAGGCCGGGAAGCGGGTCCGGCGGCCACGCGCCAGCCCTGATGAACGCGTAGTAGACGAATCCGGCGGAGAACGTCGCCACGTCGGACACGAGGAACAGAACCATCGCGTTCGTGTACAGGTCCCGGGTTCCAGTTCCGGCCGCCTGCCGATAGCCCGCGATGAACGCCTCGTTCGCCCAGCCAGCGAGGCCGACGACGAGGCCGATAGCCCCGGCGGCGACGAGTGACGTCGGCAAGAGCGTCGGGACGAGGTCCCGACCGATGAAGAAGAGGCCCGCGCCGAGATACAGTCCGGCGGCCCCGACGGCCGCGACGAGGGGCCACCGACTCCGGTGGTCGTGTTCGTCGTGTTCCCCCTCGCTCGCGTGTGCGGAGGCGACTTCCGTCGATTCGGCCATGCGACACGATGCGCTCGCCGTCGTTAAATAACTGGCCCGCGGGGGGACCGCTCGGAAAAACCGCGGCCGACCTTACTGGAAGGTCCGGCTGACTTTGTCCTCTTCGAAGTCCGGTTCGGCGGTGTCGAACCGCTTCTCGATTTCCGCGTAGCGTTCGCGGGTGTCTTCGGTGACGCTCGGGCCGACTTCCCCGAGTGCGTGCTCGAAGTGGTCCATCGTCACGCGGACGTTGCCGACCGACTCGTCGATGTCCTCGGGGTCCACGCTGTTGATGAACTCGCGGGTCGCGGCCATCGACGCCTCGCGGCAGACGGCCTCGATGTCTGCGCCGACGTAGCCCTCAGTCCGGCGGGCGAGGCTGTCGAGGTCCACGCCGTCCGCGAGCGGTTTCTCGCGCGTGTGGACGCCGAAGATTGCGCGGCGCGCCTCTTCGTCGGGGACAGGCACGTGGACGTGCCGGTCGAGGCGACCCGGGCGGAGCAGCGCGCTGTCGATGAGGTCCGGCCGGTTGGTCGTGGCGACGACGACAACGTCCTCCATCTCCTCGATGCCGTCGAGTTCCGTCAGTAGTTGCGAGACGACGCGCTCACCGACGCCGGAGTCGGTCTGCCCGCCGCCGCGTTCGGTGGCGATGGAGTCGATTTCGTCGAAGAACACCACGGTCGGGGCGTTCTCGCGGGCCTTGCTGAACACTTCGCGGACGCCCTTCTCGGACTCACCGACGAACTTGTTCAGCAGTTCCGGCCCCTTCACCGAGATGAAGTTCGAGTCGGCCTCGTTGGCGACGGCCTTCGCCAGCAGGGTCTTCCCCGTGCCGGGCGGGCCGTACAGCAGGACCCCCTTGGCCGCTTCGAGGTCCATCGACTGGAACACCTCGCCGTATTCCAGCGGCCACTGGATGGTCTCGCGGAGGCGCTCTTTCGTGTCTTCGAGGCCGCCAACGGACTCCCACGTCACGTCGGGAACTTCGACGAACACCTCCCGGAGCGCGGAGGGTTCGATACCCTTCATGGCGTCCTTCATGTCGTCGTCGGTAATCTCCAGACGTTCGAGGACTTCGGCGTCAATCTCCTCGGATTCGAGGTCGAGTTCCGGGCGGATGCGCCGGAGCGCGTTCATCGCACTCTCCTTGGTCAGGGAGGCGAGGTCGGCCCCGACGAAGCCGTGGGTGTTCTCGGCGTAGCTGTCGAGGTTGATTTTCTCGGAGAGGGGCATCCCGCGGGTGTGGACCTGCAGGATTTCCTTTCGCCCCTCCTTGTCCGGGACGCCGATTTCGATTTCGCGGTCGAAGCGGCCACCCCGGCGGAGGGCGGGGTCGATAGCGTCGACGCGGTTGGTCGCCCCGATGACGATGACCTGTCCGCGCTCTTCGAGACCGTCCATCAGCGAGAGCAGTTGGGCGACGACGCGGCGCTCCACGTCGCCTTGGGTCTCGCCGCGCTTGGGGGCGATGGAGTCGATTTCGTCGATGAAGACGATTGCGGGGGCGTTCTCGGAGGCCTCGTCGAACACCTCGCGGAGTTGCTCCTCGCTCTCGCCGTAGTACTTCGACATGATCTCCGGCCCTGAGATGGTGGTGAAGTGCGCGTCGATTTCGTTAGCGACGGCCTTCGCCATCAGGGTCTTCCCGGTGCCCGGCGGGCCGTGCAGGAGGACGCCCTTCGGCGGTTCGATGCCGAGTTGCTGGAACAGTTCCGGGTGGCGCATCGGCAACTCGATCATCTCGCGGACCTGTTCGAGTTCGTTGTCGAGGCCGCCGATGTCCTCGTAGGTCACGTCGGGAGAGCCACGGTCGGCCGAGCCACTCTCGCCGCGAATCTGTTCGGCGGGCTTTTCGCTGACCTGAATCTCCGTCGAGTCGGTGACGACGACGGTCCCGCCGGGGTTCGTGTCCGCGATTTTCAGCGGAATCTTCTGTCCCGACATCGAGGAGAGCGGGCCGAGACCGAAGCTAACGGGGACGGTCTGTCCCTTCGTGACGGCCTGTCCGCTCAGGTTGTTCCGAATCATCGGGCCGACGTTCCCGCGAACGCGCAGGTTCTGGGGAAGCGCGACGGTGACGGCGGTAGCCGGTTTCACTTCGGCCTTCTCGACGGTGACGCTGTCGTCGATACCGACACCGGCCTCTTGCCGCAACTGCCCGTCGATGCGGACGATGCCGCGGTCTTGGTCCTCCGGGTAGCCCGGCCAGACGCGCGCGACGGCCCGGTTGCCCTGCTTGCCCTCGATGACGATGTAGTCGCCGTTTTCGAGGTCCATCTGGTCCATCGCGGCGCGGTCGATTGCCGCCAATCCGCGCCCAGCGTCCTTCTGTTTGAGTGGTTTGACGTTGAGTTTCATCAGTTATCTCCCTCCGCTGCTGACAGTTCGATAGTGAGAATCCCGTTGTTGATAAACGCTCGTGCGCCAGCGGATTCAGGCACCTCCTGCTCGAACTGCTCGTCGCCCGCGACGACGATGACGGTGCCGTCGACGACGTCCACGGAGGCGTCGCCGACGAACCCCACGTCCGCCGCGAGTACGGTGCTGTCTTCGTACTCGTACCGGCGGAGTGACGCCTCGTCGAACAACTGTTGGTTTGAGTTCATGCTAACCAAGAGTAAGTGCGACAAGTATAAAAACCTATCGCTAAAATTCGCTATACAGTGGCGGGTACCGACGTAATTGCTTGAAAGCGGTTCACACCTCTGCGTTCGCGCCACACCCTTTTATTCACTACGCTCACGAACGGCGTGGCATGGAGACAGTCGGTCACGACGGTCGGACGACCGCGTACAGAGCCGTCGACGACGGCGACGGCCCGGCCACGCTGTACGTTCACGGGAGCGGCGGGACGGGGCGCGTGTGGGGCAATCAGTACGCGCCGGGTGGTCCGACCCATCCCGCCGCCGCCGTGGACCTGAGCGGGCACGGCGAATCCGACGACATCGAGACGGGAGCGGGCACCGAGACGCTCTCGGCCTACGCCGCGGACGTGGTCGCCGTCGCCCGAGCGACGGACGCCGATGTGCTCGTCGGCAACTCGCTGGGCGGGGCCGTGGCCCTGTGGACCGCGCTGGAGACGGCGTGGGTGCCGTCGGCCCTCGTCCTGACGGGCACCGGCCCCACGCTCCCGGTGTTCGAGGGACTACGCGAGTGGCTGGCGACCGACTTCGAGCGAGCCGTCGACTTCCTTCACGGCGAGGACCGCCTGTTCCACGACGCGGACCCCGGTGTCGAGGAACGGTCCCGCGAGCAGATGCGGGCGACCGGGCAACGGGTCACCCGCCGGGACTTCCTCACCTGCCACACCTACGACGTGGCCGACCGGCTCGGCGAGATTTCGGTCCCGACGCTGGCGCTCTGTGGCGAGTACGACACGCTGACCCCCCTGTCCTACCACGAGCGACTGGCAGCGGAGATTCCGAACGCCGAGTTCGAGCGCATTTCCGAGGCCGCCCACCTCGCCATGCTGGAACGGCCGGGCGCGTTCAACGAGGCGGTCCGGTCGTTCCTCGACACCGCGGACCTGTGACCGTTCAGTCGAGCCAATAGTACCGCGGCCCGAGCGCGAAAAAGAGGAGTCCCACGGCGAGCATCAGTCGCGGGGCGGCCCTGTCGAGCGCCGTCGGCGCGACGACGGAGGCGAACACGAGGACGCCCATCGGAACGACAGTTTTGGGACCGGGCTTTGGGTAGTCGAAGGGCGACACCTGCGCCGCCGCCAGAAGCGCCGTTCCGGCGGCGACGATTACTGGGTCGGTGATGCCCGCGAGATAGCCGGTCGCCAAGATAATCGCCCCGAGCGAGTTCGGCATCCCGGGGCGCTCGTCTGGAGCGTCGAAGTACGTCGAGTAAAACGCCGTCCGGACGATGGAGAAGACGACGTACAGCGAGGCGACGAGGGCGACGCCGACGTAGACGAGCGGCGGGCTACCCGTGATGTCGCCGAACGCCCCGGTCAACAGGACGTAGACGAAGAGGCTCGGTGTCGCGCCGAAGGAGATGACGTCCGTAATCGAGTCCAACAGCGGCCCCACCTCGGAGCTGTCGCCGCTACGGGCGACGATGCCGTCTAAGGCGTCGACGATGACCGACAGAAGCAGTAGCCGCGCGGCCAGTCCCAGGTCGGCGAAGGCGACGGCCCCGGCGACGAACCCGACGACGGCGTTGACGAGGGTGACCGAGTCGGCGACACTGAGTCGGCGGTGGACCGCGAATCCCATGCGTATCCGGTTGGCGACCGCCTACATGAAAGAGTCGAAAGCGGGTCACTCCTCGGGCAGGTCGTACCCCATCACGAGTCGGGCGGCCGTCGCCAACGTTCCGAAGACGAGGAGGAACAGTTGCCACCCGCCCCGGGCTACCGGGAAGATACGGTCGACGTTCTCCGGTTCGGCCTGCCCCGGCGTCGGGTCGACGCCGGTGTCCATCTGGACGGTACTCGTGTTGCCGAGCGAGCGAAGCGACGGACTGGCACCGCCGCCACTGCCACCGCTCGCGGCCGCCTCCGTCTCCCACTCGACGAACGTCTGGACGATGCCGCGCTGGGTCGACAGTTCGAGTTTGCCCCGGATGACGTAGAACTCGTCGTGGATAGGCCACAGGAGGTTCGCACCGCCAGCGACGGCGTCGAACAGGACGTGGCCGACGGCGTAGACGAGGACGCAGAACCACGCGACGCGCACACCGTACGCCCCCCATCGACTGCGGATGTACGACTCATCCCGGACGTAGAGGTCCACCGCGAGGCCCCCCGCGACAATCGCCGGGATGACAAGGTTCGTCGTCGCGGTCCGGTGGCCGTACTGGGAGAACAGCGCGATGAACGCGTCGAGGTCGGGAATGGTGACGACCACGAGGGAGAGCAACAGCGAGCGCCGGTCGAACGCCGCGCCCAGTAGCGTCGCCGCCAGCAACCCGACGAACGCGTAGTGGACGACCAGCGATGGCATACGTTCACTGTTGGCAGGACGAAAATGAGTGTTGCGGTGAGACGTACCAGAGTCTATTTACCGGCCGTTCGCTAGTGCTGCCACAGGGTGAACGAAAATGGGTGCAGTGGTGGTTGGACAGAGGTATTCGAACGCGTC
This window encodes:
- the purF gene encoding amidophosphoribosyltransferase, whose protein sequence is MHEKCGVVGISLEDRNAARPLYYSLYALQHRGQESAGIVTHDGFQQHSHVEMGLVGDAFDNDDLESLNGSNGIGHVRYPTAGSVNACCAQPFSVSFKSGSLGLSHNGNLVNADEIGDELADLGHAFTSDGDTEVIAHDLARNLLEEDLVRAVKRTMERIHGSYSLTIMHDETVLGVRDPQGNRPLCIGELDDGYVLTSESAAIDTLDGELIRDVKPGELVVLHPDGTGYDTYQLIEQENTAHCFFEHVYFARPDSTIDESLVYEVRRELGRKLWEESGVESDVVLPVPDSGRAFASGYAEAAQDDGSDIEFAEGLMKNRYVGRTFIMPTQDERERAVRLKLNPIKSTIEGKKVTIIDDSIVRGTTSTQLIQLLKDAGAEEVNVRIGAPPIVAPCYMGIDMASREELIAGDQSVEGICEEIEADSLSYLSIDAIAETLETSKADLCLGCVTGKYPYDIEGEETDRDVARPQIGSEPTIADD
- a CDS encoding DUF420 domain-containing protein, producing MFDVRDRVPALTGVLTVVSLALVFGAVLGAIPSAAIPSAPDAVLAAIPHANAFISATAIGTIVLGVRAIRDGNVARHRRLMLATFALFATFLVLYLYRVTLVGPTDFAGPAVVESYVYLPLLAVHILLAVVAIPAVYYVLLLAATYPVAELAQTNHPRAGKLAATMWLVSFSLGIVVYAMLYLVW
- a CDS encoding LTA synthase family protein, with protein sequence MSLLQRAYYQYVGTAMSILSRYPVGTNVYEREWDALVILDTCRVDALREVAPEYDFIGDVDSIWSVGSASAEWIAQTFTERHRDEVAQTALVSANAFTERVMKNREFPENGRGISNTNWQTLYHEDFLYVDQPWKYADPPPVGLTLPRPVTERAISVGREFDPGRLVVHYEQPHHPFTARAIREGREELEPWEGKPFDYLKDGGDYEKVWEAYLDNLRWVLDEVELLLENLDAEKVVLSADHGNAYGEWGMYMHRYAVPVPEVRRVPWAETTATDEGTFEPTLEPPERDREVDTDEHLRQLGYLE
- the coxB gene encoding cytochrome c oxidase subunit II, encoding MRHSRRFAWLCLFAAGVCLFATPAAAQSVNRAAIDDLNEQLLYVALPLTLFVELTLVYAIYRFRNNDRPRPTIDDPALEITWTAATGAILVFVGVSAFFVLSNPYISPAAAGPTEPGGELDDDMEIEVLAYQWGWEFHYPDANVTTQTRLVIPRDTDVRFSLRSTDVIHSFYVPQLGIKQDIFPAQTAVARTNATQNGTYRLYCAELCGSGHSRMHGSVVVLNQSAYDDWVADQRDNATTAARVAPPA
- a CDS encoding DUF6789 family protein, which encodes MNRAVVEGSALALLATAILALWFYSRHTVRPESDGGYTTREEIRFEIGRLQSEVYRWLTTTNHRDIGILYIVFGTVAGLWGGVDAMMLRTELLTPPADIWTPETYNALFTTHGLTMLIFFVLPVFFGIGNYVLPLLIGADDMAFPRVNAIGFWLLPPALLLVRMGLLVQVGGQVLSLVFPEDAIRFFLTVREVSVGWTLYAPLSVQQPNPQIDMLLLGLHLSGIATTVGAINFIATVAYERAEDVTWANLDIFSWNMLVTSGLALFAFPLLGSALVMLLLDRNLGTTFFATGGGGPILWQHLFWFWGHPEVYILFLPASGLMSTLLPKFVGRKLFGYKFVVYSTLGLGVLSFGVWAHHMFVSGVDPRLKASFMAISIAIAVPSAIKVFNWITTMWDGDIDMSAPFILCTGGISTFIVGGVTGVFLAVVPIDVLYHGTYYVVGHFHLIVVGIIPFLMIAASYYWYPLITGRWYDTRLAKFQAVLIVFGSFVTFMTLLVVGGLGLPRRQAIYPVEYQLAQQIATVGAYIIGLSALLWLYNMLVSYWRGDVVQTTDPWGLKATQQFTREWQWFEERMVDKYDLEPAEPDSTRRPYAPELEPLGLLGGVGSVVENVYRNASMAAIGGFVGTVLMTGGIGTAVVVGVLDPASFGEIAELVGLPADPLIGAGLFLVGGTVTWPLLFLAFQEYLPGRLLFETGLVFSTLIFSGFAIAFYTGQSGLALVGYLGFSLVAHWAYGLGLTVTFQYLRSRRRARGGQ
- a CDS encoding cytochrome c oxidase subunit 3; the protein is MAESTEVASAHASEGEHDEHDHRSRWPLVAAVGAAGLYLGAGLFFIGRDLVPTLLPTSLVAAGAIGLVVGLAGWANEAFIAGYRQAAGTGTRDLYTNAMVLFLVSDVATFSAGFVYYAFIRAGAWPPDPLPGLLGSLVVVNTALLLASSVTIHYGHEALEDGDRRKFLGLLGATLLLGVVFLGGQAYEYYELLVESGFTLSSGVLGSAFFGLTGLHGLHVSLGVVLIAIAFGRALRGHYSPERDTAIRTTSLYWHFVDAVWILLVVVLYVGSAV
- a CDS encoding CDC48 family AAA ATPase, with amino-acid sequence MKLNVKPLKQKDAGRGLAAIDRAAMDQMDLENGDYIVIEGKQGNRAVARVWPGYPEDQDRGIVRIDGQLRQEAGVGIDDSVTVEKAEVKPATAVTVALPQNLRVRGNVGPMIRNNLSGQAVTKGQTVPVSFGLGPLSSMSGQKIPLKIADTNPGGTVVVTDSTEIQVSEKPAEQIRGESGSADRGSPDVTYEDIGGLDNELEQVREMIELPMRHPELFQQLGIEPPKGVLLHGPPGTGKTLMAKAVANEIDAHFTTISGPEIMSKYYGESEEQLREVFDEASENAPAIVFIDEIDSIAPKRGETQGDVERRVVAQLLSLMDGLEERGQVIVIGATNRVDAIDPALRRGGRFDREIEIGVPDKEGRKEILQVHTRGMPLSEKINLDSYAENTHGFVGADLASLTKESAMNALRRIRPELDLESEEIDAEVLERLEITDDDMKDAMKGIEPSALREVFVEVPDVTWESVGGLEDTKERLRETIQWPLEYGEVFQSMDLEAAKGVLLYGPPGTGKTLLAKAVANEADSNFISVKGPELLNKFVGESEKGVREVFSKARENAPTVVFFDEIDSIATERGGGQTDSGVGERVVSQLLTELDGIEEMEDVVVVATTNRPDLIDSALLRPGRLDRHVHVPVPDEEARRAIFGVHTREKPLADGVDLDSLARRTEGYVGADIEAVCREASMAATREFINSVDPEDIDESVGNVRVTMDHFEHALGEVGPSVTEDTRERYAEIEKRFDTAEPDFEEDKVSRTFQ
- a CDS encoding DUF7127 family protein; protein product: MNSNQQLFDEASLRRYEYEDSTVLAADVGFVGDASVDVVDGTVIVVAGDEQFEQEVPESAGARAFINNGILTIELSAAEGDN